The Zalophus californianus isolate mZalCal1 chromosome X, mZalCal1.pri.v2, whole genome shotgun sequence genome window below encodes:
- the LOC113930718 gene encoding cytochrome c oxidase subunit 4 isoform 1, mitochondrial-like, producing the protein MLATRVFSLIGKRAVSTSVCVRAHGSVVKSEDYALPTYVDRRDYPLPDVAHVKNLSASQKALKEKEKAPWSSLSIDEKVELYRMKFNDSFAEMNRSTNEWKTVVGTAMFFIGFTALILIWEKHYVYGPILHTFEDDWVAKQTKRMLDMKVSPIQGFSAKWDYDKDEWKK; encoded by the coding sequence ATGTTGGCTACCAGAGTGTTTAGCCTAATTGGCAAGCGAGCAGTTTCCACCTCAGTGTGTGTACGAGCACATGGAAGCGTCGTGAAGAGTGAAGACTATGCTCTCCCAACTTACGTCGACCGGCGTGACTATCCCCTGCCCGACGTGGCCCATGTCAAGAACCTCTCTGCTAGCCAGAAGGCcttgaaagagaaggagaaggctCCCTGGAGCAGCCTCTCCATTGATGAGAAAGTTGAATTGTACCGCATGAAGTTCAACGACAGCTTTGCTGAAATGAACAGGAGCACGAATGAATGGAAGACGGTTGTGGGCACCGCCATGTTCTTCATCGGCTTCACTGCTCTCATTCTGATTTGGGAGAAGCACTATGTGTACGGCCCCATCCTGCACACCTTTGAAGACGATTGGGTGGCCAAGCAGACCAAGAGGATGCTCGACATGAAGGTCAGCCCGATTCAGGGCTTCTCAGCCAAGTGGGACTACGACAAGGATGAGTGGAAGAAATAG